The Chlorocebus sabaeus isolate Y175 chromosome 6, mChlSab1.0.hap1, whole genome shotgun sequence genome has a segment encoding these proteins:
- the CDC34 gene encoding ubiquitin-conjugating enzyme E2 R1 has protein sequence MARPLVPSSQKALLLELKGLQEEPVEGFRVTLVDEGDLYNWEVAIFGPPNTYYEGGYFKARLKFPIDYPYSPPAFRFLTKMWHPNIYETGDVCISILHPPVDDPQSGELPSERWNPTQNVRTILLSVISLLNEPNTFSPANVDASVMYRKWKESKGKDREYTDIIRKQVLGTKVDAERDGVKVPTTLAEYCVKTKAPAPDEGSDLFYDDYYEDGEGGEEADSCFGDDEDDSGTEES, from the exons ATGGCCCGGCCGCTAGTGCCCAGCTCGCAGAAGGCGCTGCTGCTGGAGCTCAAGGGGCTGCAGGAAGAGCCGGTCGAGGGCTTCCGCGTGACCCTGGTGGACGAGGGCGACCTGTACAACTGGGAGGTGGCCATCTTCGGGCCCCCCAACACCTACTACGAGGGCGGCTACTTCAAG GCGCGCCTCAAGTTCCCCATCGACTACCCGTACTCTCCACCGGCCTTTCGGTTCCTCACCAAGATGTGGCACCCTAACATCTACGAG ACGGGGGACGTGTGcatctccatcctccatccaCCGGTGGACGACCCCCAGAGCGGGGAGCTGCCCTCGGAGAGGTGGAACCCCACCCAGAACGTCAG GACCATCCTCTTGAGTGTGATCTCCCTCCTCAACGAGCCCAACACCTTCTCCCCCGCCAACGTGGACGCCTCCGTAATGTACAGGAAGTGGAAAGAGAGCAAGGGGAAGGACCGGGAGTACACGGACATCATCCG GAAGCAGGTCTTGGGGACCAAGGTGGATGCGGAGCGTGATGGCGTGAAGGTGCCCACCACGCTGGCCGAGTACTGCGTGAAGACCAAGGCACCCGCGCCCGACGAGGGCTCGGACCTCTTCTACGATGACTACTACGAGGACGGCGAGGGGGGCGAGGAGGCCGACAGCTGCTTCGGGGACGACGAGGACGACTCGGGCACGGAGGAGTCCTGA